Proteins found in one Nostoc sp. NIES-3756 genomic segment:
- the nifX gene encoding nitrogen fixation protein NifX: protein MKIAFATSDRVNVNAHFGWAQEIDVYEISDGGYEFIETLCFNQEVSQLAEDTTEEESGCKHGKSDCKKAKKEEAVKSKAKDTESNDKVAQKIAALSDCKIVYVASIGGTAAAKLIRKGVMPVKPRSDKEDIIYLLNRLVQTLKGNPPPWLRKALQQSQESVIAEPV from the coding sequence ATGAAAATAGCATTCGCTACAAGTGACAGAGTTAATGTCAATGCTCACTTTGGCTGGGCGCAGGAAATTGATGTTTATGAAATTTCCGACGGTGGTTATGAATTTATCGAAACTCTCTGTTTTAATCAAGAAGTTTCTCAGCTTGCTGAAGATACAACAGAGGAAGAAAGTGGTTGCAAGCACGGTAAGAGTGATTGCAAAAAAGCGAAAAAAGAAGAAGCTGTAAAATCAAAAGCTAAAGATACTGAAAGTAATGATAAAGTGGCTCAAAAGATAGCAGCTTTGTCTGACTGTAAAATTGTGTATGTAGCTTCAATTGGCGGTACTGCGGCGGCGAAGTTAATTAGAAAGGGTGTGATGCCAGTTAAACCCCGTTCGGATAAGGAAGATATTATCTATCTCTTGAATAGACTAGTACAAACTCTTAAAGGTAATCCTCCACCTTGGTTACGTAAGGCTCTACAACAAAGTCAGGAAAGTGTTATTGCAGAACCTGTGTGA